One window from the genome of Salvelinus fontinalis isolate EN_2023a chromosome 3, ASM2944872v1, whole genome shotgun sequence encodes:
- the pin1 gene encoding peptidyl-prolyl cis-trans isomerase NIMA-interacting 1 isoform X1, translating to MADAEDEKLPSGWEKRMSRSSSRVYYFNHITNASQWERPVGSGDGSGEPDKVRCSHLLVKHSQSRRPSSWREENITRSKDEALDLIQKYIEQMQSGEEEFEALASQFSDCSSARNGGDLGLFGRGQMQKPFEDASFALKVGDMSGPVFTDSGVHVILRTG from the exons ATGGCAGACGCCGAGGACGAGAAGCTGCCGTCCGGGTGGGAAAAGCGGATGAGCCGCAGTTCGAGTAG AGTGTACTACTTTAACCACATCACCAATGCCAGCCAGTGGGAGCGTCCTGTGGGGTCAG GTGATGGGAGTGGCGAGCCAGACAAGGTGCGTTGTTCCCACCTCCTGGTGAAGCACAGCCAATCGCGTCGCCCGTCCtcctggagggaggagaacatCACACGCTCCAAAGACGAGGCCCTCGACCTCATACAGA AGTACATAGAGCAGATGCAGTCAGGAGAGGAGGAGTTTGAGGCTCTGGCCTCTCAGTTCAGTGACTGCAGCTCCGCACGCAACGGAGGAGACCTGGGACTGTTCggcagag GTCAGATGCAGAAGCCGTTTGAGGATGCGTCCTTTGCTCTGAAGGTGGGAGACATGAGTGGTCCGGTGTTCACCGATTCCGGAGTTCACGTCATCCTTCGCACGGGATAG
- the ubl5 gene encoding ubiquitin-like protein 5 isoform X1, translating into MIEVVCNDRLGKKVRVKCNSEDTIGDLKKLIAAQTGTRWDKIVLKKWYTIFKVQEGTWSRLCCSSVTSCFLLSGTPYSRFRKEPGLDCVVPL; encoded by the exons ATGATTGAGGTGGTTTGCAATGACCGGCTGGGCAAGAAGGTCCGGGTGAAGTGCAA CTCAGAAGACACTATAGGAGACCTGAAGAAGCTCATCGCTGCCCAAACAGGCACACGGTGGGACAAGATCGTACTCAAGAAATG GTACACCATATTCAAGGTTCAGGAAGGAACCTGGTCTAGactgtgttgttcctctgtgactTCCTGTTTTCTCCTCTCAGGTACACCATATTCAAGGTTCAGGAAGGAACCTGGTCTAGactgtgttgttcctctgtga
- the ubl5 gene encoding ubiquitin-like protein 5 isoform X2: MIEVVCNDRLGKKVRVKCNSEDTIGDLKKLIAAQTGTRWDKIVLKKWYTIFKDHVSLGDYEIHDGQNLELYYQ, encoded by the exons ATGATTGAGGTGGTTTGCAATGACCGGCTGGGCAAGAAGGTCCGGGTGAAGTGCAA CTCAGAAGACACTATAGGAGACCTGAAGAAGCTCATCGCTGCCCAAACAGGCACACGGTGGGACAAGATCGTACTCAAGAAATG GTACACCATATTCAAGGACCACGTGTCTCTGGGAGACT ATGAGATCCATGATGGGCAGAACCTGGAGCTGTACTACCAGTAG
- the pin1 gene encoding peptidyl-prolyl cis-trans isomerase NIMA-interacting 1 isoform X2 produces MADAEDEKLPSGWEKRMSRSSSDGSGEPDKVRCSHLLVKHSQSRRPSSWREENITRSKDEALDLIQKYIEQMQSGEEEFEALASQFSDCSSARNGGDLGLFGRGQMQKPFEDASFALKVGDMSGPVFTDSGVHVILRTG; encoded by the exons ATGGCAGACGCCGAGGACGAGAAGCTGCCGTCCGGGTGGGAAAAGCGGATGAGCCGCAGTTCGA GTGATGGGAGTGGCGAGCCAGACAAGGTGCGTTGTTCCCACCTCCTGGTGAAGCACAGCCAATCGCGTCGCCCGTCCtcctggagggaggagaacatCACACGCTCCAAAGACGAGGCCCTCGACCTCATACAGA AGTACATAGAGCAGATGCAGTCAGGAGAGGAGGAGTTTGAGGCTCTGGCCTCTCAGTTCAGTGACTGCAGCTCCGCACGCAACGGAGGAGACCTGGGACTGTTCggcagag GTCAGATGCAGAAGCCGTTTGAGGATGCGTCCTTTGCTCTGAAGGTGGGAGACATGAGTGGTCCGGTGTTCACCGATTCCGGAGTTCACGTCATCCTTCGCACGGGATAG